From the genome of Thauera chlorobenzoica:
CGCGTGTCCGTGGTTCGATTCCGCGACTGGCCACCACCGTATTCCAAGCAAAAACGCCGATCCACATGGTCGGCGTTTTTGCTTTGTATTTCGGGACGATCCGCGTGCCAGTCGGGGGCTGCATTGCGCGGCATTTCGAATGGCTATAAATTCCGCCTATGATGAACGCCGCTTCGACGCAACGTGCCCGCACCCTGTTGATCGCCAATTTGTTGGGACAGATGGCTTTCGGCCTGCTGGCGATGACGATTTCCATCCCCTCGATGCAGGAGTGGGGGGCGATCTTCGGGTCGAGCCAGTCGAATGTCCAGCTTACCTTCAGCGCGTACCTCCTCGCTTTCGGCGGCCTGCAGCTGGTCTATGGGCCGCTGTCGGACCAGTTGGGGCGCAAAAGAATGCTGTTGGCGGGGTTGTCGCTGGCGGGCGTCGGTTCGGTCCTGGCTGCCCTGGCACCTGACCTGGCAACCCTGACTGCGGCACGCGTGCTGCAGGGCGCGGGCAGTGCGGCAGGAATGGTGGTGGGCAGGGCGATGGTCCAGGATCTGTTCCACGGGCCGGAGCGCACCCGGGTGATGGCCTACGTCGGCATGGTGATGGGCCTGTGCCCGCCGCTGGCCACCATCGTCGGCGGGCAACTCCATGTGCGTCTGGGCTGGCAGGCCAATTTCGTGCTCATCGCCGCTCTTGCCGCGGTCCTGCTGTTGGCGGCCTGGCGCGGCCTGCCCGCTCCGCACAAGCCTGTTGCGGGCCGCCCGCACTGGTTCGCGAATATGCTTTCATCGTACTCACGCCTGCTCCGGGAGCCGGTCTTCCTGCTCTATGTGGCGATCCTGTCGATGACTACCGCTACTTTCTATGCATTTCTCGGCGGCGCACCGATCGTCCTCGGCAGCTACGGTGTCGGGCCCGAAGGCATCGGTTACTACATCATGTGCATACCGGCGGCGTACATCGTCGGCAATTACCTGACCACTCATCTGGTGCATCGGGCGAGGGAGGGGCTGATCATGGCGCTCGGCCAGATGTTCACGGTGGGCGGCATCGGCCTGATGCTCGCGCTCGGGCTGGCCGGGCTGAATACGCCGCTGGCCCTCGCCCTGCCGCTGCTGCTGCTGGGCCTGGGGCATGGCTTTCTGATGCCGTCGACGCTCGCCGGCACGGTTGGCGTGCTGCCGGCGCTGGCCGGTTCGGCCGCGGCCGTGGCCGGTGTGCTGCAGCAGCTGATGGGGGCGGTGGGCAGCTATGCGGTGGGGCTGTTCCCGCATCACGGAGTGGTGAATCTGGGGGTGCTGATGATGGCCTTTACCCTGTGCGCGGCGGCGGCGCAGGTGCTGATGCACCGCCGTCCGGCAAGCGCAACCGGATAGGGGCCGCTCCGCATGTTCGAGCGGGCTGCGCGCTTGGTGCCGGGCTCGCGGGGTGCGTACGGGCTTGGGCGTGCGCGTGGATTCGCCCGCGGGTTTGTTGCTATACTGGCGTCCGATTTCACCGGACGGGCCGACAGAGTGTCGGCCCGTTTTCGTTCGTGCCCCCGCTTTTCAGGTTGAAGTTGCTGATTTTGCTCAAGTTTTTTGCACTTTCCGCAGTGTTATAATGCGTCGGCTGTCGACGAGGCCGTTTTCTGCATGCAACTCTACGCTCTGGGTCTGAATCATCACACGGCGCCGCTCGCGATCCGCGAACGGGTCGCGTTTCAGCCTGAGCATCTGCAGCAGGCCCTGCACGGCCTCGCCCATGCCGACTCGGTGCGCGAAGCGGCGATCCTGTCGACCTGTAACCGCACCGAGCTTTACTTCGCCGCCGAGCAGCCCCAGCACGCCGCCGACTGGCTGGCGCACTTTCACCGCGTCTCGCTGAACGACGTCTCGCCCTACCTGT
Proteins encoded in this window:
- a CDS encoding Bcr/CflA family efflux MFS transporter, which produces MMNAASTQRARTLLIANLLGQMAFGLLAMTISIPSMQEWGAIFGSSQSNVQLTFSAYLLAFGGLQLVYGPLSDQLGRKRMLLAGLSLAGVGSVLAALAPDLATLTAARVLQGAGSAAGMVVGRAMVQDLFHGPERTRVMAYVGMVMGLCPPLATIVGGQLHVRLGWQANFVLIAALAAVLLLAAWRGLPAPHKPVAGRPHWFANMLSSYSRLLREPVFLLYVAILSMTTATFYAFLGGAPIVLGSYGVGPEGIGYYIMCIPAAYIVGNYLTTHLVHRAREGLIMALGQMFTVGGIGLMLALGLAGLNTPLALALPLLLLGLGHGFLMPSTLAGTVGVLPALAGSAAAVAGVLQQLMGAVGSYAVGLFPHHGVVNLGVLMMAFTLCAAAAQVLMHRRPASATG